A part of Antechinus flavipes isolate AdamAnt ecotype Samford, QLD, Australia chromosome 6, AdamAnt_v2, whole genome shotgun sequence genomic DNA contains:
- the LOC127540642 gene encoding olfactory receptor 508-like: MSADNCTAVTELILLGLTDDPTLRVILFVIFLGVYVITLVGNVSIIMLIRNSSQLHTPMYLFLSHLAFVDSAYSSSVTPVMLKTFLVDKTLVPLECCVSQMFCGTTFGIAEYFLLAVMAYDRYMAICNPLLYSINMSPKVCTLLLITSYLGGCVGAWIFAGCILNRSFCGPNKINHFFCDFPPLLKLSYSPHNLAEILPSAFTGSVIMITVLIIIISYMYIFFSVLKISSTEGRSKAFSTCTSHLTAVTLYYSTTAFIYVMPKSSYSEDENKVVSVFYLVIIPMLNPLIYSLRNNEVKRALRKLMNRNCSF, from the coding sequence ATGTCTGCAGATAACTGCACTGCTGTGACTGAATTGATTCTTTTGGGGTTAACAGATGATCCAACTCTTCGTGTCATCCTCTTTGTGATATTTCTAGGTGTCTATGTTATCACCTTAGTTGGTAATGTTAGTATAATCATGTTGATCAGGAATAGCTCCCAACTTCACACTCCAATGTATCTTTTCCTTAGTCACTTGGCTTTTGTGGACTCTGCATATTCCTCATCTGTCACACCTGTTATGCTCAAGACCTTCCTTGTGGACAAAACCCTAGTCCCTTTGGAATGTTGTGTGTCCCAAATGTTCTGTGGTACTACCTTTGGGATAGCCGAGTACTTTTTGCTGGCTGTGATGGCCTATGATCGGTACATGGCCATCTGCAATCCACTACTTTACTCCATCAACATGTCTCCTAAGGTCTGCACTCTATTACTCATCACATCCTACCTGGGTGGTTGTGTAGGTGCTTGGATCTTCGCTGGCTGTATATTGAATCGGTCCTTCTGTGGACCCAATAAGATTAAtcattttttctgtgattttccACCACTTTTGAAACTTTCCTACTCTCCACATAATCTTGCTGAAATTTTACCTTCTGCCTTCACTGGGTCAGTGATTATGATTACGGTGTTAATTATCATAATTTCTTAcatgtatattttcttctctgttctgaAGATAAGTTCTACTGAGGGAAGATCCAAAGCTTTCTCAACTTGCACCTCCCACCTTACAGCAGTCACTCTCTACTATTCGACCACTGCATTCATTTATGTGATGCCTAAGTCAAGCTACTCAGAAGATGAGAATAAAGTGGTGTCTGTTTTCTACCTTGTAATAATCCCCATGTTGAACCCCCTGATCTACAGTCTAAGGAACAATGAAGTAAAAAGGGCCCTCAGAAAACTGATGAATAGgaattgttctttttaa
- the LOC127540663 gene encoding olfactory receptor 508-like, with the protein MSGDNCTALTELILLGLTDDPTLRVILFVIFLGVYVITLVGNVSIIMLIRNSSQLHTPMYLFLSHLAFVDSAYSSSVTPLMLKTFLVDKTLVPLECCVAQLFCGATFGIAEFFLLAVMAYDRYMAICNPLLYSINMSPKVCTLLLITSYLGSCVGAWTFTGCVLNRSFCGPNEINHFFCDYPPLLKLSYSSNNLAEILPSAFTGSVIMTTVLIIIISYMYIFFSVLKISSTVGRSKAFSTCTSHLTAVTLYYSTTAFIYVMPKSSYSEDENKVVSVFYLVMIPMLNPLIYSLRNNEVKGAQRKLMNRKCSF; encoded by the coding sequence ATGTCTGGAGATAACTGCACTGCTCTGACAGAATTGATTCTTTTGGGGTTAACAGATGATCCAACCCTTCGTGTCATCCTCTTTGTGATATTTCTAGGTGTCTATGTTATCACCTTAGTTGGTAATGTTAGTATAATCATGTTGATCAGGAATAGCTCCCAACTTCACACTCCAATGTATCTTTTCCTTAGTCACTTGGCTTTTGTGGACTCTGCATATTCCTCCTCTGTCACCCCTCTTATGCTCAAGACCTTCCTTGTGGACAAAACCCTAGTCCCTTTGGAATGTTGTGTGGCCCAATTGTTTTGTGGTGCTACCTTTGGGATAGCCGAGTTCTTTTTGCTGGCTGTGATGGCCTATGATCGGTACATGGCCATCTGCAATCCACTACTTTACTCCATCAATATGTCTCCTAAGGTCTGCACTCTATTACTCATCACATCCTACCTGGGTAGTTGTGTAGGTGCTTGGACCTTCACTGGCTGTGTATTGAATCGGTCTTTCTGTGGACCCAATGAGATTAATCATTTTTTCTGTGATTATCCACCACTTTTGAAACTTTCCTACTCTTCAAACAATCTTGCTGAAATTTTACCTTCTGCCTTCACTGGGTCAGTGATTATGACTACAGTGCTAATTATCATAATTTCTTAcatgtatattttcttctctgttctgaAGATAAGTTCTACTGTGGGAAGATCCAAAGCTTTCTCAACTTGCACCTCCCACCTTACAGCAGTCACTCTCTACTATTCGACCACTGCATTCATTTATGTGATGCCTAAGTCAAGCTACTCAGAAGATGAGAATAAAGTGGTGTCTGTTTTCTACCTTGTAATGATCCCCATGTTGAACCCCCTGATCTACAGTCTAAGGAACAATGAAGTAAAGGGGGcccagagaaaactgatgaataggaaatgttctttttaa